One genomic segment of Mytilus trossulus isolate FHL-02 chromosome 4, PNRI_Mtr1.1.1.hap1, whole genome shotgun sequence includes these proteins:
- the LOC134715727 gene encoding uncharacterized protein LOC134715727: MFSCFSSKAIEVTDSLSSRVTLGNNPIYIESVTDESVDDVTSLLSECLLKRKYKRTSTMSSQRSSVRPPKSKMPWGTILKPEFGMGHQKMTDYEIEQTVDRLYKIKEYKERYYERTGKKMSDDEISEMLGRMTKVNKEKIVDSDRRVHSSIYKDMGIVSSYAWKGYN; this comes from the exons atgttcagTTGTTTCAGTTCCAAG GCAATAGAAGTTACAGATTCACTATCAAGTCGTGTAACATTAGGGAACAATCCTATCTACATAGAAAGTGTAACAGATGAAAGTGTAGATGATGTAACATCACTGTTGTCCGAATGTCTGCTCAAGAGGAAATATAAAAG AACGTCTACAATGTCATCTCAGAGATCGTCAGTGCGTCCCCCAAAGTCTAAAATGCCATGGGGAACAATTCTCAAGCCAGAATTTGGAATGGGACACCAGAAAATGACAGATTATGAAATAGAACAAACTGTTGATAgactatataaaataaaagaatacaagGAAAGATACTATGAACGAACAGGAAAAAAGATGTCCGATGATGAAATATCAGAAATG CTAGGAAGAATGACGAAAGTAAATAAAGAGAAAATAGTTGACAGTGACCGACGTGTTCATTCATCAATATATAAAGATATGGGAATTGTTTCCTCATATGCGTGGAAAGGATATAATTGA